AACGTATGAAGCAATCTCTCCCTGCTCGCGGACTCTGGGATACACGATGCCATTTTATTCATCTCTGCTAAAACGATCATTTATAATGCACAACAATAAATATCTGATCACCTTCTTGATCCCTGCATATAGCTCCCTGCCCTCTTAGTAGAACAAGCAGAAACACACCGAAACTGTAAACATCAAATTTCTGAGAAACAAGCCTGAAGCATAGTATTCATAATCTATATAACCTGGTATACCATCATCCTGAATCTGCAATAAAAGTGCTGGGCAACATTACGCCTGTCTACAATGTATTCCTTAGCTTGAAAATCCTGTAAATTATGTAAGTCTGAAATGCAGTGTAAAGATATAAAAGAACATTAGCTGTATGGTCTCCTTCAGCTGGTCATTAGTCTTACAACCGTACCAACTGATCAGCCAGaagaggatttttttttcccccaagcGAGCACAACTTGCAAAAACCTAACCAGTTCTGCaaattttttagggttaaacACAACAAATTTAACAGTCAAAACAACACGCTGAATGGTAAACAAAACcagaataaaataagaaaagggTGGTTTCCCCGCTTCATTTTTATTTACTCTCCTCAAAATAAAAAAGCAGATTACTTGGTTGCTGTGCAGTCTCCATTCACTTTTCAGGCTGTCTACCATGGATTCTAGCCAAAAGCGGCAGAGAGAAGCTAGAGAACGAAGGATATGGCGAAGAGTCCCGTTCAATTTGGTCATGTCTCGCTGTTACAACTTCAATAGGCTCTCCATTTGTTTTTAAAAGGACAGACAGGGACATCAAACAAAGCTTCGTGATTTTTTACAGGAAAATCAGAATCTCGTTTGACCAAACACGAAATACTACTTCAGATACAATACAAAGCGTCAAGGCACAAAGAATTTCAAAATCATGGAACTTTTACTTGCGGTGTTTATGCCTCTTCTCCTCCCtactcttttttctctttttattctCTTTATCCTTGTGTTTTAATTTGTGCTTCTTAGAGTGCTGCTTGCTTGAGCTcgctttctttgttttcttctgCTCTAGAAAAGATTCATCATCAGAAGACTCACAGCGCCCAAGCAAAGACGGCTTTTCCGGGCCAAGAACTTTACTTTTTACTGCAACTTCTCTTAGGTACCCATCCAGGGACAGTAATTGCTTTTCCCCAGTATCTTCTGGACAAGAAGAAACGTAAGGGCCAGTTTCATCCATCCGTGAACCAACTGCACCCCTGCCTCGCTTGATCCTGTCAGGGATTAAATCTGTTCAGAAAGATTTGCACCTGCATGCGCAAACAAGTGCATGCATAGACCAATAAGAAAGTAACAAAATGATaccttgaatgcaaaaattctTCAACCTCATCATCCCTCAAACCTTCATCATCCCCTTTCCTCAATGAGCACGAAGAACTTGCATCTGTGTCAGTATCCAACTGCCTTTTACTTGATCTCCCAGATTCCGTCCTAATGCCCCCAGAGCTCCAACCACTGCTACCCTCATCTCTCATCTTTCCTCTGAGCCGATCATCCAGCTCTCTCTCTTTCTGCCTAGCTCGCCACATTTCATTCTCTTCAACAGCACGATTTGCTGAGTAAAGCACCCATGAAAAGAAACTTAGAGTACATATATTTCCAAATCAGTACAAACAAGAAATATATCAAAATTCCTGTCAAATTCACATCACCaattcacatatatcaaaaCAATTCACATCACCAAAACAGGGAGAAAAAAGTTCATTCAATGACCCTACATAAAATCAAGGCAAACTCGAATTCCTGTCAAATTCAGCTTTAGTCACATTTCTTGGACAGAACTTATTAAGTAGAGCTCAAAAACTGCAAATAAATTTCA
This portion of the Coffea arabica cultivar ET-39 chromosome 2e, Coffea Arabica ET-39 HiFi, whole genome shotgun sequence genome encodes:
- the LOC113731569 gene encoding uncharacterized protein isoform X1; translation: MMDLETENRIAAILLKEAAELRRQAEKDGVEAYLRQPKVRGRPNSRFLTATVRGVQHANRAVEENEMWRARQKERELDDRLRGKMRDEGSSGWSSGGIRTESGRSSKRQLDTDTDASSSCSLRKGDDEGLRDDEVEEFLHSRIKRGRGAVGSRMDETGPYVSSCPEDTGEKQLLSLDGYLREVAVKSKVLGPEKPSLLGRCESSDDESFLEQKKTKKASSSKQHSKKHKLKHKDKENKKRKKSREEKRHKHRK
- the LOC113731569 gene encoding uncharacterized protein isoform X2, producing MDLETENRIAAILLKEAAELRRQAEKDGVEAYLRQPKVRGRPNSRFLTATVRGVQHANRAVEENEMWRARQKERELDDRLRGKMRDEGSSGWSSGGIRTESGRSSKRQLDTDTDASSSCSLRKGDDEGLRDDEVEEFLHSRIKRGRGAVGSRMDETGPYVSSCPEDTGEKQLLSLDGYLREVAVKSKVLGPEKPSLLGRCESSDDESFLEQKKTKKASSSKQHSKKHKLKHKDKENKKRKKSREEKRHKHRK